A stretch of Canis lupus baileyi chromosome 2, mCanLup2.hap1, whole genome shotgun sequence DNA encodes these proteins:
- the LOC140610915 gene encoding uncharacterized protein, whose product MGTLTTVRTPRVLTRGQRTPTTAHPPFLEFRAPPCFLQEPCPFPPSSGSLSHRQCVCSFLFPPGAPPPSSFLREPRPTASLPPAAPPLSSRSPAPSFLLLEPRPTAGLSPEPRLPANPCPPSSRSIAPFFLFRSPAPRQSLSSFLPEPRPLSNPVLPPPKAPPPANHWTPFSRCPALLPISILFPPEVPPHHQSLSSFLLGPRPTAGLPPEPRPTANPCLPSSRSPAPGQSLSSFLWSPAPRLFLFFLLAPSQSLSCFLPEARPPANPGAPSSGAPPHCPSVGLKPARPALRLARTWRPVVQSVPPAGPGRWALPVVEKHCGSGARPFLSLRPGWRAGCGRAGRLDGDSGATSPGPAAARPGPATWSAGRRRSRGRGGRRVWRARAGAPRSVGRRRESAERRGGAS is encoded by the exons ATGGGGACGCTGACCACAGTGAGGACGCCCCGTGTGCTGACCCGGGGACAGAGGACGCCGACCACA GCCCACCCGCCCTTCCTGGAGTTCCGCGCCCCGCCTTGCTTCCTCCAGGAGCCCTgcccttttcctccttcctccggATCCCTGTCCCACCGCCAGTGTGTatgctccttcctctttcctcccggggccccgcccccttcctccttcctccggGAGCCTCGCCCCACCGCCAGCCTTCCTCCCGCagcccctcccctttcctcccgtagccctgccccctccttcctcctcctggagCCCCGCCCCACCGCCGGCCTTTCTCCggagccccgcctccccgccAACCCCTGTCCTCCTTCCTCCCGGAGCATTGCTCCTTTTTTCCTATtccggagccccgccccccgccaatCCCTATCCTCCTTCCTCCCGGAGCCCCGCCCTCTCAGCAAtcctgtccttcctcctcccaaagccccgccccccgccaatCACTGGACGCCTTTCTCCCGGTGTCCGGCCCTCCTGCCTATCTCTATCCTTTTTCCTCCCGAAGTCCCGCCTCACCACCAATCCCTGTCCTCCTTCCTCCTAGGGCCCCGCCCCACCGCCGGTCTTCCTCCCGAGCCCCGCCCCACCGCCAAtccctgtcttccttcttccCGGAGCCCGGCCCCCGGCCAATCCCTGTCGTCCTTCCTctggagccccgccccccgcctgttcctgttcttcctcctggcccccagccaATCCCTGTCCTGCTTCCTCCCGGAAGCCCGGCCCCCCGCCAATCCCGGTGCTCCTTCCTCCGGAGCCCCGCCGCACTGCCCATCCGTGGGCCTTAAACCCGCGCGCCCAGCGCTGCGTCTCGCGAGAACTTGGCGGCCAGTGGTACAGTCCGTCCCCCCCGCGGGCCCCGGACGGTGGGCCCTTCCGGTCGTAGAAAAGCATTGTGGGAGCGGCGCGCGGCCCTTCCTGTCTCTGCGCCCGGGGTGGCGGGCGGGTTGCGGCCGGGCAGGGCGGCTGGACGGAGACTCCGGCGCCACGAGTCCCGGGCCCGCAGCCGCACGGCCGGGCCCGGCCACGTGGTCCGCGGGCCGCAGGAGGTCCCGGGGTAGGGGGGGACGGCGGGTCTGGCGCGCACGGGCAGGAGCGCCGCGGAGCGTGGGGCGCCGCAG GGAGTCCGCGGAGAGGAGAGGCGGGGCGAGCTGA